A window of the Lactuca sativa cultivar Salinas chromosome 5, Lsat_Salinas_v11, whole genome shotgun sequence genome harbors these coding sequences:
- the LOC111887941 gene encoding transcription repressor OFP1, whose product MANYRLKLSNFIHNSWFHKNKITKKQQSSSSSNPHTKDHLVADQRKSYYIPRDLTEDSPPPKTQSPETPRNSSKKRRPPTHKKPVQQKSVSEEHTLPRRCYCRVTPESIWTASNSSDIEFLSPELPVSSRESLSCSCNTTSSYDEVYGKVDLPPIITKSTKKEGLESGKWMIDGGSRSLSMKVVKEDVMGTPTTHTTRSPVRRIPGGKVKGNCYSPRVGNRVRVQGINGGGRRSNGYRRSLSESMAVVKTSVDPGKDFKESMVEMIMQNNMKSSKDLEDLLACYLLLNSDDYHDLIIKVFKQIWFESTDIRL is encoded by the coding sequence ATGGCCAATTATAGGCTTAAACTTTCCAACTTCATACACAATTCTTGGTTTCACAAgaacaaaatcaccaaaaaacaaCAATCATCATCTTCCTCCAATCCCCACACCAAAGATCATCTCGTCGCCGACCAGAGGAAATCCTACTACATCCCTAGAGACTTAACAGAAGACTCACCACCACCGAAAACCCAGTCACCGGAAACACCAAGAAACTCATCGAAGAAAAGAAGACCTCCCACCCACAAGAAACCAGTTCAACAGAAATCAGTCTCCGAGGAACACACTTTACCCCGAAGGTGCTACTGTCGGGTCACTCCGGAGTCCATTTGGACAGCTTCCAACTCTTCTGACATTGAATTCCTATCGCCTGAACTACCTGTTTCGTCTCGTGAATCCCTCAGTTGTTCGTGTAACACGACTTCATCGTACGACGAAGTATATGGGAAAGTTGACCTCCCGCCGATCATAACGAAGTCAACGAAAAAAGAGGGACTTGAGTCGGGTAAATGGATGATAGACGGCGGAAGCCGGAGTTTATCGATGAAGGTTGTGAAGGAGGACGTTATGGGGACTCCGACGACACACACAACACGTAGTCCGGTTAGAAGAATTCCAGGTGGGAAAGTCAAAGGAAACTGTTACTCGCCAAGAGTGGGGAACAGAGTTAGGGTACAGGGAATAAACGGCGGCGGCCGGAGAAGCAATGGTTACCGTCGGAGTTTGTCGGAGAGTATGGCGGTGGTTAAAACATCGGTGGATCCTGGTAAGGATTTTAAAGAATCAATGGTGGAGATGATAATGCAAAATAACATGAAGAGTTCAAAGGATTTGGAAGATCTTCTTGCATGCTATCTTCTATTGAATTCCGATGATTATCATGACTTGATCATCAAGGTATTCAAGCAAATTTGGTTTGAGAGCACTGATATTCGATTGTAA